A DNA window from Vagococcus penaei contains the following coding sequences:
- a CDS encoding MFS transporter, with translation MVYIDKLSVGFAVISINKDIPMTDSTKGLLLGAFFIGYALLQIPMSIAVNKFGAKKIVLWSIIMIGVFDFLFGMADTITMLIAIRLLSGLLAHSGYTSASSKEITESFSVERRAFAKGILLSASGFASILGPILVSPLIQNFGWRSAYKVLTIVALVIAVFVAIAIPNKPNLTNEKAKSTISMLDIWKTPLVWFLFISAFCVNSLLYGLTSWLPTYLDNYRGLSLTQAGMVSSVVGIFSLLGAIGGGYMISRYFQGKDTLVILICSILGSFLTFLSYFTSHMPSFTILLGLASLLLTITFVTVMSIPLKTFEGDRFAPSYATIAMGGIVGGAVSQIAIGLLVQATNTFLSVFIYFLILGCLTGLIVLPIKHNKKYLL, from the coding sequence ATGGTTTATATTGACAAACTATCGGTTGGATTTGCTGTTATCTCTATTAATAAGGATATTCCTATGACTGATAGTACAAAAGGTTTATTATTAGGTGCTTTTTTCATTGGTTATGCTTTACTTCAGATTCCAATGAGTATCGCGGTCAATAAATTTGGGGCAAAAAAAATTGTTCTCTGGTCTATCATTATGATTGGAGTTTTCGACTTTCTTTTTGGTATGGCGGATACCATTACGATGCTAATCGCTATTCGACTATTATCTGGTCTCTTGGCCCATTCAGGGTACACCTCAGCTTCTAGTAAAGAAATTACAGAATCATTTTCAGTCGAACGTCGGGCTTTCGCTAAGGGTATTTTATTATCGGCTTCGGGGTTTGCAAGTATTCTAGGTCCTATTTTAGTTTCTCCATTAATTCAAAATTTTGGTTGGCGCTCTGCATACAAGGTTCTAACGATTGTCGCCCTTGTTATAGCTGTTTTTGTAGCAATAGCTATACCAAACAAGCCTAATCTGACTAACGAGAAAGCTAAATCCACTATCAGTATGCTTGATATTTGGAAAACACCCTTAGTTTGGTTTTTATTCATCAGCGCTTTTTGTGTCAACAGTCTACTGTATGGGTTAACTAGCTGGTTACCGACTTATCTTGACAACTATCGTGGCTTAAGCTTAACACAAGCAGGAATGGTTAGCTCTGTCGTAGGTATTTTTTCTTTACTAGGTGCCATTGGTGGCGGCTATATGATCAGTCGTTATTTTCAAGGTAAAGATACTTTAGTTATTCTAATTTGTTCTATTCTTGGCAGTTTTTTAACTTTCTTATCTTATTTTACAAGTCATATGCCTAGTTTTACCATCTTACTTGGTCTAGCTTCTCTACTTTTAACCATCACTTTTGTGACGGTCATGTCTATCCCGCTTAAAACATTTGAAGGAGATCGATTTGCTCCAAGCTATGCGACAATTGCAATGGGAGGAATTGTTGGTGGAGCCGTTTCCCAAATTGCAATTGGACTCTTAGTTCAAGCAACTAACACATTTTTATCTGTTTTTATTTACTTTTTAATTTTAGGTTGCTTAACTGGCCTAATTGTTTTACCAATCAAACATAATAAAAAGTATTTACTATAA
- the pflA gene encoding pyruvate formate-lyase-activating protein: protein MTEQVTGRIHSTENFGTVDGPGVRFIVFMQGCKMRCQFCHNPDTWKIGGGKEVAPDEILAEALKFKSYWGKDGGITVSGGEPLLQPKFITELFKKAKALGIHTTIDTCGRPFTYDEPFFSEFKELMKYTDLLLFDLKHIDNEGHKILTMNPNDSILEMAHYLSETNQPVWIRHVLVPERTDYDEYLIRLDEFIKTLNNVDKVEVLPYHTMGVFKWEDMGLEYPLKGIPTPSDERVENAKKLLHVDEYQGYLTR, encoded by the coding sequence ATGACTGAACAAGTAACAGGTAGAATTCATTCCACAGAAAATTTTGGGACAGTAGATGGACCAGGTGTTCGCTTTATCGTCTTTATGCAAGGGTGTAAAATGCGTTGCCAATTTTGCCATAATCCGGATACATGGAAAATTGGTGGTGGGAAAGAAGTTGCACCTGATGAGATTTTAGCCGAAGCACTTAAATTTAAAAGTTATTGGGGAAAAGATGGTGGAATTACCGTCAGTGGTGGTGAACCGTTACTACAACCAAAATTTATCACGGAATTATTTAAAAAGGCTAAAGCTTTAGGGATTCATACAACGATTGACACATGCGGTCGACCATTTACATATGATGAACCATTCTTTAGTGAGTTTAAAGAATTAATGAAATATACTGATTTGCTATTATTCGATTTAAAGCATATAGATAATGAAGGTCATAAAATTTTAACGATGAATCCGAATGATAGTATTCTTGAAATGGCTCATTACTTGTCCGAAACCAATCAACCAGTTTGGATTCGTCATGTATTAGTTCCTGAAAGAACGGATTATGATGAGTATCTAATTCGCTTAGATGAATTTATTAAAACTTTAAATAATGTTGACAAAGTCGAAGTGTTGCCATATCATACAATGGGCGTGTTTAAATGGGAAGATATGGGCTTAGAATATCCCTTAAAAGGTATTCCCACACCAAGTGATGAAAGAGTTGAAAATGCGAAAAAATTATTACATGTTGATGAATATCAAGGTTATTTAACTCGTTAA
- a CDS encoding choloylglycine hydrolase family protein, translated as MCTSIFTTSSDQKYYLARTMDFAVPLESRPVFVPRQFSWVSESENNYQNRYAFVGTGSKIAETHLLADGVNEKGLSMAELYFTGEATYHAEKADTKINLGPHELITWVLGHVATIEELKKIVENIHLIDIPVPLIQATVPLHFVVSDVTGESIVLESNQSGGELLVKPNVLSIMTNSPELEWHLKNARHYLAIQNHSLAEVTIGPVSLKPTGLSSGTFGLPGGYTSSERFIRSTYLRHTMTWPESGPAMIYQIIHLLDSVTLPKGSVVNEQGLYDYSQYKAIMSNNDLTYYYQAYGTNSIDSINLKDLLTTDKLKVFDIDKSVIISNLIK; from the coding sequence ATGTGTACAAGTATTTTTACCACATCATCTGATCAGAAATATTATTTGGCTCGGACTATGGATTTTGCTGTTCCTTTAGAGTCAAGACCGGTTTTTGTCCCTCGTCAATTTTCGTGGGTATCAGAGAGTGAGAACAACTATCAAAACCGCTATGCTTTTGTTGGGACTGGTAGCAAGATTGCTGAAACGCACTTATTAGCTGATGGCGTTAATGAAAAAGGCTTATCAATGGCAGAATTATATTTCACGGGTGAAGCAACCTATCATGCAGAGAAGGCTGACACGAAAATTAATTTGGGTCCTCATGAATTGATTACATGGGTCTTAGGTCATGTAGCGACGATTGAGGAGTTGAAAAAAATTGTAGAGAACATCCATCTTATTGATATTCCAGTGCCCCTAATACAAGCAACGGTTCCGCTACATTTTGTCGTTTCTGATGTGACTGGGGAATCAATTGTATTAGAGTCAAATCAGTCAGGTGGTGAGTTGTTAGTTAAACCTAATGTCCTCAGTATTATGACAAATAGCCCTGAACTTGAGTGGCACTTAAAGAATGCTCGTCATTATTTAGCGATTCAAAATCATTCATTAGCAGAAGTAACTATTGGTCCCGTAAGTTTAAAACCAACAGGACTAAGTTCTGGTACGTTTGGCCTTCCAGGCGGGTATACGTCATCTGAACGTTTTATACGATCAACTTATTTACGCCATACAATGACTTGGCCTGAATCAGGTCCAGCGATGATTTATCAAATCATTCATTTGTTAGATAGTGTTACGCTACCAAAAGGCTCTGTTGTCAATGAGCAAGGACTGTATGATTATAGTCAGTATAAGGCAATTATGAGCAACAATGATTTAACTTATTACTATCAAGCATATGGAACCAATTCTATTGATAGCATTAATTTAAAAGATTTACTAACGACAGATAAATTAAAAGTATTTGATATTGATAAATCTGTTATCATCAGTAATTTAATTAAATAA
- a CDS encoding DMT family transporter produces MKNPWVQVLIASIFEVSWVIGLKHANSLIEWIGTLIAIFLSFYLMIKAGEKIPVGTVYAVFVGLGTVGTTAVGAILFNETVTMTKLFFILLLISGVIGLKASTKEKTKEMN; encoded by the coding sequence ATGAAGAATCCATGGGTACAAGTTTTAATTGCATCTATATTTGAGGTGAGTTGGGTGATTGGCTTGAAACATGCCAATTCCTTAATTGAATGGATAGGGACGCTAATTGCCATTTTTTTGAGTTTCTATTTAATGATTAAAGCCGGTGAAAAAATTCCAGTTGGAACAGTTTATGCGGTCTTTGTTGGTCTTGGAACAGTCGGGACGACAGCAGTTGGTGCAATTCTTTTTAACGAAACAGTTACGATGACTAAATTATTTTTTATTTTATTATTAATTAGTGGAGTCATTGGTTTAAAAGCGTCAACAAAAGAAAAAACAAAGGAGATGAATTAA
- a CDS encoding amino acid ABC transporter substrate-binding protein produces the protein MTKKRWAVAILLVSMLFVSACGSKQQGASWDEIKKKGELVIGVDDTFVPMGFKDDSGKLVGFDIDLASDVTKQMGVKAKFQPIDWSMKESELKNGTIDVIWNGYTVTDARKKSVDFSDYYLTNEQVLVVNPDNGINTFADMKGKTLGAQEGSSGEELLENNPEMLKDYIKDNEAVLFPTFTEGFLDLKAGRIDGLLIDKVFADYYIAKQADMKGLVIIPSEFENENFAIGVRKGDSELLKVINDGLAKSTETGTAQKISQKWFGDNRIIINR, from the coding sequence ATGACTAAAAAAAGATGGGCAGTAGCTATATTATTAGTAAGTATGTTATTCGTCAGTGCATGTGGATCTAAGCAACAAGGTGCTTCTTGGGACGAGATTAAGAAAAAAGGTGAATTGGTTATCGGTGTCGATGATACATTCGTTCCAATGGGTTTTAAAGATGATTCAGGGAAATTAGTTGGATTTGATATTGATCTCGCAAGTGATGTGACGAAACAAATGGGTGTTAAAGCAAAATTCCAACCAATTGATTGGTCAATGAAAGAGTCAGAGTTAAAAAATGGAACAATTGACGTTATTTGGAATGGTTATACAGTCACAGACGCTCGCAAAAAATCAGTTGATTTTAGTGACTATTATTTAACAAATGAGCAAGTACTTGTAGTTAATCCGGATAACGGCATTAACACATTCGCTGATATGAAGGGTAAAACATTAGGTGCTCAGGAAGGATCCAGTGGTGAAGAGTTACTAGAGAATAATCCAGAAATGTTAAAAGATTACATTAAAGACAATGAAGCTGTCTTGTTTCCAACGTTTACCGAGGGATTTTTGGATTTAAAAGCTGGGCGTATCGATGGGTTATTGATTGATAAAGTTTTTGCTGACTATTATATTGCTAAACAAGCGGACATGAAGGGTTTAGTCATCATTCCAAGCGAGTTTGAAAATGAAAACTTTGCTATTGGTGTCCGTAAAGGGGATAGCGAACTATTAAAAGTAATCAATGATGGTTTAGCAAAAAGTACTGAGACAGGAACTGCACAAAAAATCAGTCAAAAATGGTTTGGCGACAATCGAATCATTATAAATCGTTAA
- the pflB gene encoding formate C-acetyltransferase: protein MRKQWDGFNGGKWETSVDVRDFIQANYTEYQGDDSFLVGPTNSTNKLWTKLQELFDVQHEKNGVYDMDTNIPATITSHEPGYLIKEEEKVVGLQTDVPLKQAFMPFGGINMANHALEANGYDTDAEMTKIFTEWRKTHNQGVFDAYTPEMRAARKNKIITGLPDAYGRGRIIGDYRRLALYGINYLIAEKKKDLANVGNKVMTDDVIRLREEVSDQIKALQDIKEMATYYGFDISEPAKDAKEATQWLYFGYLAAIKSQNGAAMSIGRISAFLDIYIQRDIENGVLTESEAQEIIDHLIMKLRMVSFARTPDYNQLFSGYPIWATLCVAGMGLDGRSLVTKNDFRILHTLTNMGPSPEPNLTVLYSSHLPEGFRTFAARIAKESSSIQFENDDLLRANWGSDDCGIACCVSATVIGKDMQFFGARANLAKAVLYAINGGVDEMTKVQVAPKFRPMTGDVLEYDEFIERFKDILDWLAELYVNTLNVIHYMHDKYAYEAPQLAFMDTNLKRTFATGIAGISHATDSIMAIKHGHVEVIRDENGLAIDYVPTNEFPTYGNDNEEADAMANWILEYFMTQIKRQHTYRNSTPSTSLLTITSNVVYGKATGNTPDGRRGGKPLAPGANPSYQDGKFLGEKNGLLASLNSTARLNYKNALDGISNTQTINPNGLGKDDDTRIANLRNVMDGYFDKGGYHLNVNVFTKDLLLDAQAHPEKYPNLTIRVSGYAVKFRDLTPEQQADVISRTAHDRM from the coding sequence ATGAGAAAACAATGGGACGGCTTTAACGGTGGAAAATGGGAAACAAGTGTCGATGTCAGAGATTTTATTCAAGCTAATTATACTGAATATCAAGGTGATGATTCATTTTTAGTAGGACCAACTAATAGCACAAATAAACTGTGGACAAAATTACAAGAATTATTTGATGTTCAACATGAGAAAAATGGTGTGTATGACATGGATACTAATATTCCTGCAACCATTACTTCTCACGAACCTGGTTATTTAATTAAAGAAGAAGAAAAAGTTGTTGGTTTGCAAACTGATGTACCTTTAAAACAAGCGTTTATGCCATTTGGTGGAATTAATATGGCAAATCATGCTTTAGAAGCAAACGGTTACGACACTGATGCTGAGATGACTAAAATCTTTACTGAGTGGAGAAAAACACACAATCAAGGTGTTTTTGATGCTTATACTCCTGAAATGCGAGCTGCTCGTAAAAACAAAATTATTACTGGACTACCAGATGCTTATGGTCGTGGACGAATTATTGGTGACTACCGCCGTTTAGCGTTATATGGAATCAACTACTTAATTGCAGAAAAGAAAAAAGATTTAGCTAATGTAGGTAACAAAGTAATGACAGATGATGTAATTCGCTTACGCGAGGAAGTTTCTGATCAAATTAAAGCGTTACAAGATATTAAAGAAATGGCAACTTACTATGGATTTGATATTTCTGAACCTGCTAAAGATGCTAAAGAGGCAACACAATGGTTATACTTCGGTTATCTTGCAGCCATCAAATCTCAAAATGGTGCGGCAATGTCAATTGGTCGTATCTCTGCTTTCTTAGATATTTATATTCAACGTGATATTGAAAATGGTGTATTAACTGAAAGTGAAGCACAAGAAATCATTGACCACTTAATCATGAAATTACGTATGGTATCATTTGCACGTACACCAGATTACAATCAATTATTCTCTGGATACCCAATTTGGGCTACATTATGTGTAGCTGGTATGGGCTTAGATGGACGTTCATTAGTCACAAAAAATGATTTCCGTATTTTACACACATTAACTAATATGGGACCATCTCCAGAACCAAACTTAACTGTTTTATACTCATCACATTTACCTGAGGGCTTTAGAACTTTTGCTGCACGTATTGCTAAAGAAAGTTCATCAATTCAATTTGAAAACGATGATTTACTACGTGCTAACTGGGGATCTGATGATTGTGGTATCGCTTGTTGTGTGTCTGCAACTGTTATTGGTAAAGATATGCAATTCTTCGGTGCACGTGCTAACTTAGCAAAAGCTGTCCTTTATGCTATCAATGGTGGCGTTGACGAAATGACTAAAGTGCAAGTAGCACCTAAATTCCGTCCAATGACTGGAGACGTTTTAGAATATGACGAGTTTATCGAACGTTTCAAAGACATTTTAGATTGGTTGGCAGAATTATATGTAAACACATTAAATGTTATTCATTACATGCACGATAAATATGCATATGAAGCACCACAGTTAGCCTTTATGGATACTAATTTAAAACGAACATTTGCAACTGGTATTGCGGGTATTTCACACGCAACTGATAGTATTATGGCAATTAAACACGGTCATGTTGAAGTTATTCGTGATGAAAATGGCTTAGCAATTGACTATGTACCAACAAATGAATTCCCAACTTATGGTAATGATAATGAAGAAGCTGATGCAATGGCTAACTGGATTTTAGAATACTTTATGACACAAATTAAACGTCAACATACTTACCGTAACTCTACACCATCAACATCATTATTAACGATTACATCAAATGTTGTTTATGGTAAAGCAACTGGTAATACACCAGATGGACGTCGTGGTGGAAAACCATTAGCTCCTGGTGCTAATCCAAGTTATCAAGATGGTAAATTCTTAGGTGAAAAGAATGGTTTATTGGCGTCACTAAATTCAACAGCTCGCTTAAACTATAAAAATGCTTTAGATGGTATTTCTAATACACAAACAATTAATCCAAATGGTTTAGGTAAAGATGATGATACTCGTATTGCTAATTTACGTAATGTAATGGATGGTTATTTTGACAAAGGTGGCTACCATTTAAATGTTAACGTCTTTACAAAAGACTTATTATTAGATGCTCAAGCGCATCCTGAAAAATATCCAAACTTAACAATTCGTGTATCTGGATATGCGGTTAAATTCCGTGATTTAACTCCAGAACAACAAGCAGACGTGATTTCTCGTACTGCTCATGATAGAATGTAA
- the parC gene encoding DNA topoisomerase IV subunit A gives MSEHQRVQELTLEEVMGDRFGRYSKYIIQERALPDIRDGLKPVQRRILFSMNKDGNTFEKAFRKSAKSVGNIMGNYHPHGDSSIYEAMVRMSQDWKLREPLIEMHGNNGSMDGDPPAAMRYTEARLSKLSGELLQDIDKETVEFVWNFDDTEKEPTVLPARYPNLLINGSTGISAGYATEIPTHNLGEVIDGTIYLIDHPNATLEKLMEFIPGPDFPTGGILQGKKELKKAYETGKGKVNLRSKTSIEPLKAGREQIVVMEIPYEVNKASLVKKIDEIRLNKKVEGISEVRDESDRTGLRIVIELKKEVDASGILNYLFKNTDLQINYNFNMVAINRLRPEQVGLIAILKAYIDHREQVIRKRSQYDLKKAKARLHIVDGLIKALSILDQVIAVIRGSKNKRDAKLNLMTQFEFTEEQSEAIVSLQLYRLTNTDITALEKESADLHQQIALLNEILGNDKELFKLMKTELRQVKKSYSSERLTRLEDTIEEITIETSVLIPQEDVMVSITREGYLKRSSLRSYNASKEDDIEMKDTDYLMFSGQLNTHDNLLLLTTKGNMIYRPVYELTDKKWKDVGEHFSQTINNSVLNEQILAVFPFAQIDEQAQFVLMTREGMIKQTLMSEFTMWRTYKSRSSLAIKLKSDTDIVVAAELIKSTDKKDVLLVTNQAYGLLFDLSEVPCVGARAAGVKGINLKTADFVVSGTLIERGTSPTVTIVTNRGSLKRMKVSELSKLSRAKRGLMVLKELKNNPHRVINAFLDDKLTTIIIVDEKGQDYLIDLSKVPINDRQSNGSSYTDANVSSVLFENQ, from the coding sequence ATGAGTGAACATCAAAGAGTTCAAGAGTTAACACTTGAAGAAGTCATGGGTGATCGATTTGGTCGATATTCAAAATATATTATTCAAGAACGTGCATTGCCAGACATTCGTGATGGGTTAAAACCAGTTCAACGACGGATTTTATTTTCAATGAACAAAGATGGTAATACTTTTGAGAAAGCATTTAGAAAGTCAGCAAAATCAGTAGGTAACATCATGGGTAATTATCATCCACATGGTGATAGTAGTATCTATGAAGCGATGGTTCGAATGAGTCAAGATTGGAAATTACGGGAGCCGTTAATTGAAATGCATGGTAATAACGGTAGTATGGACGGTGATCCGCCTGCTGCTATGCGTTATACAGAGGCAAGACTATCTAAATTAAGTGGTGAATTATTACAAGATATCGATAAAGAAACTGTCGAATTTGTATGGAATTTTGATGATACTGAAAAAGAACCAACAGTGTTACCTGCAAGGTATCCTAACCTTTTAATTAATGGATCAACGGGAATTTCAGCTGGTTATGCAACGGAAATTCCTACTCACAATTTAGGTGAAGTTATTGATGGGACGATTTATCTAATTGATCATCCAAATGCGACTTTAGAAAAATTAATGGAATTTATTCCAGGTCCAGATTTTCCAACTGGTGGTATCTTACAAGGGAAAAAAGAACTAAAAAAAGCTTATGAGACTGGAAAAGGTAAGGTTAATTTACGTTCTAAAACGTCAATAGAACCTTTAAAAGCGGGACGTGAACAAATTGTTGTTATGGAAATTCCTTATGAAGTTAATAAGGCTAGCCTCGTTAAAAAAATTGATGAAATTCGCTTAAATAAAAAAGTTGAAGGGATTTCTGAAGTGCGTGATGAAAGCGACCGTACAGGCTTAAGAATAGTAATTGAATTAAAAAAAGAAGTTGATGCATCAGGAATTTTGAACTATTTATTTAAAAATACTGATTTACAAATTAACTATAATTTTAATATGGTAGCTATTAATCGATTACGCCCAGAACAAGTTGGTCTAATAGCGATTTTGAAAGCATATATTGACCATCGAGAGCAAGTAATTCGAAAAAGAAGTCAATATGATTTGAAAAAAGCAAAAGCACGATTACATATTGTTGATGGCTTAATTAAAGCTTTGTCAATTTTAGATCAAGTGATTGCTGTCATTCGTGGTAGTAAAAATAAAAGAGATGCTAAGTTGAATTTGATGACTCAGTTTGAATTTACGGAAGAACAGTCAGAAGCTATTGTATCCCTACAATTATATCGTTTAACTAATACAGATATCACAGCCTTGGAAAAAGAATCAGCTGATTTACATCAACAAATCGCTTTATTAAATGAAATTTTAGGTAATGATAAAGAATTATTTAAGTTAATGAAAACTGAGTTACGTCAAGTTAAAAAAAGTTATTCTTCTGAACGTTTAACCCGGTTAGAGGATACAATTGAAGAGATTACTATTGAGACCTCAGTATTAATTCCTCAAGAAGATGTTATGGTAAGTATCACACGTGAAGGCTACTTGAAACGCAGTAGTTTACGCTCTTATAATGCGTCAAAAGAAGATGATATAGAAATGAAGGATACTGATTATCTGATGTTTAGTGGTCAGTTGAATACTCATGATAATTTATTATTGTTGACAACAAAAGGGAATATGATTTATCGCCCTGTCTATGAATTAACTGATAAAAAATGGAAAGATGTCGGTGAGCATTTTTCTCAAACTATCAATAATTCAGTGCTAAATGAGCAAATATTAGCAGTCTTCCCGTTTGCTCAGATTGATGAACAGGCTCAATTTGTATTAATGACACGTGAAGGAATGATTAAACAGACCTTGATGTCAGAATTTACTATGTGGCGAACTTATAAGAGTCGCTCTTCCCTAGCAATTAAGTTGAAATCTGATACTGATATCGTCGTAGCAGCAGAATTGATCAAATCAACGGATAAAAAAGATGTTCTTTTAGTGACCAATCAAGCTTATGGATTATTGTTTGATTTATCTGAAGTTCCTTGTGTTGGTGCAAGAGCAGCTGGAGTCAAAGGAATTAATTTAAAAACAGCAGATTTTGTTGTTAGTGGTACTTTAATCGAAAGAGGGACATCACCGACAGTTACAATTGTTACAAATCGTGGATCATTGAAGCGCATGAAAGTCTCAGAATTAAGTAAATTAAGTCGTGCAAAACGCGGGTTAATGGTATTAAAAGAGCTGAAAAACAATCCGCATCGAGTGATTAATGCTTTTTTAGATGATAAATTAACGACAATTATCATTGTCGATGAAAAAGGCCAAGATTATTTGATTGATTTATCTAAAGTACCAATTAATGATCGTCAATCAAATGGCTCCAGTTATACAGATGCTAATGTAAGTTCTGTATTATTTGAAAATCAGTAA
- the parE gene encoding DNA topoisomerase IV subunit B, translated as MTKKINKQYDDTSIQVLEGLDAVRKRPGMYIGSTDTKGLHHLVFEIFDNAVDEALSGYGNQIEVTIHSDNSVSVRDYGRGMPTGIHASGKPTIEVIFTILHAGGKFGQGGYKTSGGLHGVGASVVNALSSELTVQTVRDGEEVTVSFQNGGHTDGQLKRKKVAKSIPNGSIITFKPDTTIFSTTTFSYDVLAERLRETAFLLKGVSITLLDERTEQTDTFRYDEGIKEFVAYLNEGKDELTPVIYFSGLKDEIEIEFACQYNDGYSENTLSFVNNVRTKDGGTHETGMKSALTKSFNEYARTAGLLKDKDKNLEGSDFREGLTAIISVRIPENLLQFEGQTKGKLGTAQARAAVESVVSEQLGFYLQENSDLSQMLVRKALKAREAREAARKAREDSRNGKKKRKGETLLSGKLTPAQTRNPKRNELYLVEGDSAGGSAKQGRDRKFQAILPLRGKVINTEKAKLADILKNEEINTMIYTIGAGVGADFELENCNYDKVIIMTDADTDGAHIQVLLLTFFYRYMKPLVEAGKVYIALPPLYKVQKGTGKKATIEYAWTDDELAAITRSMGKGYMLQRYKGLGEMNADQLWETTMDPDTRTLIRVKIDDAAIAERRVTTLMGDKVEPRRLWIEKNVQFSLEEDGSILDHHDDETNTAFLESKETESTDSGDTSLFD; from the coding sequence ATGACGAAAAAAATAAATAAACAATATGATGATACATCTATTCAAGTCTTAGAGGGACTAGATGCTGTTCGTAAACGGCCAGGAATGTATATAGGTTCAACAGATACAAAAGGGTTGCATCATTTAGTATTTGAAATATTTGACAATGCTGTAGATGAAGCATTGTCTGGTTATGGTAATCAGATAGAAGTGACGATTCATTCTGACAATAGCGTTAGTGTTCGAGATTACGGTCGTGGTATGCCAACTGGAATTCATGCGTCTGGTAAACCAACGATTGAAGTTATCTTTACAATCTTGCATGCTGGGGGTAAATTTGGTCAAGGTGGCTATAAGACGTCTGGAGGACTACATGGCGTGGGTGCCAGTGTGGTGAATGCATTATCTAGTGAGTTAACAGTTCAAACCGTTCGAGATGGTGAAGAAGTTACTGTCTCTTTTCAAAATGGTGGACATACAGATGGTCAATTAAAACGTAAAAAGGTAGCAAAATCGATACCCAATGGTTCTATAATTACCTTTAAACCTGATACAACAATTTTTTCGACAACGACGTTTTCATATGACGTTTTAGCCGAGCGCTTGCGTGAGACGGCTTTTTTACTTAAGGGAGTTAGTATCACACTGCTTGATGAGCGAACAGAACAAACAGATACTTTCCGCTATGATGAAGGGATTAAAGAGTTTGTAGCTTATTTAAATGAAGGAAAAGATGAACTAACACCTGTTATTTATTTTTCTGGCTTAAAAGATGAAATTGAAATTGAGTTTGCTTGTCAGTACAATGATGGTTACTCGGAAAATACGTTATCTTTTGTTAATAATGTGCGAACTAAAGATGGTGGGACACATGAAACTGGTATGAAATCGGCTTTAACAAAATCATTCAATGAGTATGCACGGACAGCTGGTTTATTAAAAGATAAAGATAAAAATCTAGAAGGAAGCGATTTTAGAGAGGGTTTGACAGCCATTATCTCTGTGCGCATCCCTGAAAATTTACTTCAGTTTGAAGGTCAAACAAAAGGAAAATTAGGAACCGCTCAAGCACGTGCAGCTGTTGAAAGTGTCGTTAGTGAGCAGTTAGGTTTCTACCTACAGGAAAACAGCGATTTGTCACAAATGTTAGTCCGAAAAGCGTTGAAAGCACGAGAAGCACGAGAGGCCGCGCGTAAAGCACGAGAAGATAGTAGGAATGGCAAAAAAAAGCGTAAAGGTGAAACACTACTTTCTGGAAAATTAACGCCTGCTCAGACAAGAAACCCTAAGCGCAATGAATTGTACTTAGTCGAGGGAGACTCAGCCGGTGGATCGGCTAAGCAAGGCCGTGATCGAAAATTCCAAGCGATTTTACCCTTACGTGGTAAAGTGATTAATACTGAAAAAGCAAAATTAGCTGATATTTTAAAAAATGAAGAAATCAATACTATGATTTATACAATTGGTGCAGGCGTTGGCGCTGATTTTGAATTAGAAAATTGTAACTATGACAAGGTTATCATTATGACGGATGCTGATACGGATGGTGCCCATATTCAAGTTCTCTTGCTAACGTTCTTCTATCGTTACATGAAACCTCTTGTTGAGGCAGGTAAAGTGTATATTGCTCTACCACCATTATATAAAGTTCAAAAGGGTACGGGAAAGAAAGCAACTATCGAATATGCGTGGACTGACGATGAGTTAGCAGCAATTACGCGTTCAATGGGCAAAGGATATATGCTCCAACGCTACAAAGGTCTTGGTGAGATGAACGCAGATCAATTATGGGAAACAACGATGGATCCGGATACACGGACACTGATTCGCGTTAAAATTGATGATGCAGCGATTGCTGAACGTCGTGTTACAACCTTAATGGGTGATAAAGTAGAACCGAGACGTTTATGGATTGAAAAAAATGTTCAATTTAGTTTAGAAGAAGATGGTAGTATTTTAGATCATCATGATGATGAAACGAATACGGCTTTTTTAGAATCTAAAGAAACTGAGTCGACTGATAGTGGTGACACTAGTTTATTCGATTAA